A window of Pomacea canaliculata isolate SZHN2017 linkage group LG3, ASM307304v1, whole genome shotgun sequence contains these coding sequences:
- the LOC112558927 gene encoding troponin I-like isoform X9, giving the protein MEAEREEAARREEEEKKKKKGKRKGLGGLSPEKKKLLKKLIMQKAAEDLRSEAKAKAEEKERYINDRVAPLKAEGLGQADLQKLVKELHSRVAALEEEVYDWEIKIRKQDFEINELTLKVNDTKGKFIKPVLRKVNKTESKLTKLQTKESRDFRGNLKSTGQNKFALKEEEDADKTPDWRQALKHGGPEGEGEEAPPAES; this is encoded by the exons GCTGCTCGgcgagaggaggaggagaagaaaaagaagaagggcAAGCGGAAAGGCCTGGGCGGTCTTTCTccagagaagaagaaacttcTCAAG AAACTGATCATGCAGAAGGCTGCGGAGGACCTGCGCAGCGAGGCTAAGGCCAAAGCCGAGGAAAAGGAGCGATACATCAACGACAGGGTGGCACCTCTCAAGGCCGAAGGCCTGGGTCAAG CTGATCTTCAGAAGCTGGTGAAGGAGCTGCACTCAAGGGTGGCTGCACTGGAAGAGGAGGTATACGACTGGGAGATTAAGATTCGCAAGCAGGACTTTGAG atcaATGAACTGACCTTGAAAGTGAATGACACCAAGGGAAAATT CATTAAACCAGTTCTGCGGAAAGTGAACAAGACAGAGAGCAA ACTCACGAAGCTGCAAACAAAGGAGTCCAGAGATTTCCGTGGTAATCTGAAATCCACAGGTCAGAATAAATTCGCGCTCAAGGAGGAAGAAGAT GCGGACAAGACCCCCGACTGGCGCCAGGCTCTCAAGCACGGAGGGCCAGAGGGCGAGGGTGAGGAGGCACCACCAGCCGAAAGTTGA